From Myotis daubentonii chromosome 7, mMyoDau2.1, whole genome shotgun sequence, a single genomic window includes:
- the MAP2 gene encoding microtubule-associated protein 2 isoform X22, whose amino-acid sequence MADDRKDDAKAPHWTSAQLTEASAHPHSPEIKDQGGAGEGFVRSANGFPFREDEEGTFGEHGSQSTYSNTKENGINGELTSADRETAEEVSARIVQVVTAEAVAVLKGEQEKDAQHKDQPAALPLAAEETANLPPSPPPSPASERTVAAVEAEETLEGPVAEEEKPATLPGKECGAAKVSDQPKGLSEGRVDSSLETRVVPEESAPAGAPQETSIKEVTEVSPEVKTPSSAREGLLTASKMEFHDQQELTASLPEPLDKKEKELENQSKPGEDLKHAALVSQPETTEMSSDKKDRQGPEEGRVPLTLFGHTLGAGLEDSKQKAEPSLVVPGIDLPPETPVPKEQKDWFIELPMETKKDEWGLVAPISPGPLTPMRKSDVFEDIPKWEGKQFDSPMPSPFHSGSFTLPSDVMKNEIVEEASSFAPALLQSDDKKSLEETSGPATAKDTSKVEEPHKDKPYKMAEVPASEAIPSPKDAHILDVEECVPEKVLEEEKGAIKQESVQKKETPTLSGQESSLTEKESQLKLEEKTTIPDKETMLKESEPPKPTDKETGVIQPSTEHTFSKEEQKSQQPTTNTLKQESFPVSLEQAVTSSAMASKALEKEPAVLSEKNAIEDLFEEKVADKGNRVEGVGAATLAELDMPFYEDKSGMSKYFETSALKEEVTKSFQPGSDYYELSDTRESAQEPFDTVSPMHQHGDKGLQASKESQPGAPAQEAGYSTLAKSYPPDLPEEPSSPQERMFTIDPKVYGEKRDLHSKNKDDLTLSRSLGLGGRSAIEQRSMSINLPMSCLDSIALGFNFSRGHDLSPLASDILTNTSGSMDEGDDYLPATTPAVEKAPCFPIESKEEEEQMEGEKAAGEGNTQVETVCESPFLAQDYYKNGTVMAPDLPEMLDLAGTRSRLASVSADTEVGRRKSVPSGNVIEENRTGLPPVTDENHVIVKTDSQLEDMGYCVFNKYTVPLPSPVQDSENLSGESGSFYEGTDDKVRRDLATDLSLVEVKLAAAGRVRDEFSAEKEASPLSGLSREFDQERKGNDKLDTVLEKSEEHTDSKEHARESEEAGDKVETFGLGITYGHALAKELTVSKDASPAMAEKGLSSVPEVAEAEQSKKAGSELDFVAKKAEQGHFDVKISEFGQMASGLNIDAAKSTEPKFEATQDLALLSGAPQEAGAFMGVESGHMREGSKVSETEVKEKVAKPDLVHQEAVDKEESYESSGEHESLTMESLKPEEGKKETSPESSLIQDEIAIKLSVDVPCAPAVSEAELAQDERADVQLESIQPPKEEEISITPSDVTEPLLEAVGAEPAEAQNEEEEIEARGEYDKLLFRSDTLQITDLGVPSVREEFVETCPGEHKGVIESVVTIEDDFITVVQTTTDEGESGSHSVRFAALEQPEAERRPSPHAEEELEVEEAAEAQAEPKDGAPKAPASPEREVAGLSEYKTETYDDYKDETTIDDSIMDADSLWVDTQDDDRSIMTEQLETIPKEEKAEKEARRPSLEKHRKEKPFKTGRGRISTPERKVAKKEPSTVSRDEVRRKKAVYKKAELAKKTEVQAHSPSRKFILKPAIKYTRPTHLSCVKRKTTEEVMTICFFVMLRLNSDCILALCSSVTFWGFLFSFCVFG is encoded by the exons ATGGCAGATGATCGGAAAGATGACGCAAAGGCACCTCACTGGACCTCAGCTCAGCTAACGGAGGCTTCTGCACACCCACACTCACCTGAGATTAAGGATCAAGGCGGGGCAGGGGAAGGATTTGTCAGAAGTGCCAATGGATTCCCATTCAGGGAGGACGAAGAGGGCACCTTTGGAGAACATGGGTCACAGAGCACTTACTCAAATACCAAAGAGAATGGGATCAACGGAGAGCTGACCTCagcagacagagaaacagcag AGGAAGTGTCTGCAAGGATAGTTCAAGTAGTCACGGCTGAGGCTGTAGCAGTTCTGAAAGGCGAACAAGAGAAAGACGCTCAGCATAAAGATcagcctgcagccctgccttTAG CAGCTGAAGAGACAGCTAATCTGCCCCCttctccacctccatcaccaGCCTCAGAAAGGACTGTCGCCGCCGTGGAGGCAG AAGAAACGCTAGAGGGTCCAGTGGCTGAGGAAGAGAAACCTGCCACTCTTCCTGGGAAAGAGTGTGGGGCTGCCAAGGTCTCAGACCAACCCAAGGGCCTCAGTGAGGGCCGGGTGGACTCTAGTCTGGAGACCCGTGTAGTTCCCGAAGAGAGTGCCCCCGCAGGGGCCCCGCAGGAGACAAGTATAAAAGAGGTCACGGAGGTGTCTCCAGAAGTAAAAACCCCTTCCTCTGCCAGGGAAG GTTTACTTACAGCCTCGAAGATGGAGTTCCATGATCAACAGGAATTGACTGCCTCTTTACCTGAGCCATtagacaagaaagaaaaggagttaGAGAATCAAAGTAAGCCTGGTGAAGATCTTAAACATGCTGCCTTAGTTTCTCAGCCCGAGACAACTGAAATGTCCTCCGATAAAAAGGACAGACAAGGCCCAGAAGAAGGAAGAGTTCCTCTCACTCTGTTTGGACACACTCTTGGTGCCGGCCTAGAAGACTCAAAACAGAAGGCAGAACCAAGCCTAGTGGTACCTGGTATTGACCTCCCTCCAGAAACCCCAGTtccaaaagaacaaaaggacTGGTTCATCGAATTGCCAATGGAAACAAAAAAGGATGAGTGGGGTTTAGTTGCTCCGATATCTCCTGGCCCTCTCACACCCATGAGGAAAAGTGATGTATTTGAGGATATCCCAAAATGGGAAGGGAAACAATTTGATTCTCCCATGCCGAGTCCTTTTCACAGTGGAAGTTTCACTCTCCCTTCAGATGTTATGAAGAATGAAATAGTTGAAGAAGCATCATCTTTTGCTCCTGCCCTATTACAGTCAGATGACAAAAAATCTCTGGAAGAAACCAGTGGCCCAGCAACTGCCAAAGACACTTCTAAAGTTGAAGAGCCCCATAAGGATAAACCTTACAAAATGGCAGAAGTACCAGCCTCAGAAGCAATTCCCTCACCCAAAGATGCCCACATTCTGGACGTAGAAGAATGTGTCCCAGAGAAAgttttggaagaagaaaaaggagcaaTAAAGCAAGAAAGTGTGCAGAAAAAAGAGACGCCCACCCTTAGTGGCCAGGAATCTTCACTTACTGAAAAGGAATCTCAGCTGAAGCTTGAGGAAAAGACAACCATTCCTGACAAAGAAACCATGCTGAAAGAGAGTGAACCCCCCAAACCgacagacaaagaaacaggtgtAATTCAGCCCTCCACAGAGCATACTTTCTCCAAAGAAGAACAGAAAAGCCAACAGCCGAccacaaatacattaaaacaggAGTCATTCCCTGTGAGTTTGGAGCAAGCAGTTACAAGTTCAGCCATGGCCTCTAAAGCACTAGAGAAGGAACCAGCTGTGCTAAGTGAGAAGAATGCTATCGAGGATCTGTTTGAAGAAAAGGTTGCTGACAAAGGTAATAGAGTTGAAGGAGTTGGGGCTGCAACATTAGCTGAGCTTGACATGCCATTTTATGAAGATAAGTCAGGAATGTCCAAGTACTTTGAAACATCTGCCTTGAAAGAAGAAGTGACCAAAAGCTTCCAGCCAGGAAGTGATTACTATGAACTGAGTGACACAAGAGAAAGTGCCCAAGAGCCTTTTGATACTGTATCTCCCATGCATCAACACGGTGACAAGGGACTTCAGGCAAGTAAAGAATCCCAGCCCGGTGCTCCAGCACAAGAAGCAGGGTATAGCACTCTTGCAAAGAGTTATCCACCTGATTTACCTGAAGAGCCCAGTTCTCCTCAAGAAAGAATGTTTACTATTGATCCAAAAgtatatggggagaaaagggaTCTCCATAGTAAGAATAAGGATGATTTGACACTAAGCAGGAGTTTAGGACTCGGTGGTAGGTCTGCAATAGAACAAAGAAGCATGTCAATCAATTTGCCCATGTCTTGCCTGGATTCCATAGCCCTTGGATTTAACTTTAGTCGGGGGCATGATCTTTCTCCTCTGGCTTCTGATATTCTAACCAACACCAGTGGAAGTATGGACGAAGGGGATGATTACCTTCCAGCCACTACCCCAGCAGTGGAGAAGGCCCCTTGCTTCCCCATAGAaagcaaagaggaagaagaacagATGGAGGGAGAAAAAGCTGCCGGAGAGGGAAATACTCAAGTCGAGACAGTGTGTGAATCGCCATTCCTAGCCCAAGATTATTACAAAAATGGTACTGTCATGGCCCCTGACCTGCCTGAAATGCTGGATCTGGCAGGCACAAGATCAAGACTAGCTTCTGTGAGTGCAGACACTGAGGTTGGCAGGAGGAAATCAGTCCCATCAGGGAATGTCATTGAGGAGAATCGTACTGGCTTGCCCCCTGTCACCGATGAAAACCATGTCATTGTTAAAACGGACAGTCAGCTCGAGGACATGGGCTACTGTGTGTTCAATAAATACACGGTCCCACTCCCATCACCTGTTCAAGACAGCGAGAATTTATCAGGAGAGAGTGGTTCCTTTTACGAAGGCACTGATGATAAAGTACGAAGAGATTTGGCCACAGACCTTTCATTGGTTGAAGTAAAATTGGCAGCTGCCGGGAGAGTCAGAGATGAGTTCAGTGCTGAGAAAGAAGCATCCCCACTATCAGGACTGAGTAGGGAGTTTGatcaggagaggaaaggaaatgatAAGCTGGACACTGTACTAGAAAAGAGTGAAGAACATACTGATTCAAAAGAACATGCCCGGGAATCCGAAGAGGCTGGTGACAAAGTTGAAACATTTGGATTAGGAATAACCTACGGGCATGCTTTGGCCAAAGAACTGACAGTATCAAAAGATGCATCACCTGCCATGGCCGAGAAAGGTCTCAGCTCAGTGCCAGAGGTAGCTGAAGCAGAACAATCCAAAAAAGCTGGATCAGAACTGGATTTTGTTGCAAAGAAAGCTGAGCAGGGTCACTTCGATGTTAAAATCAGCGAGTTTGGACAGATGGCCTCAGGGCTAAACATAGATGCTGCAAAGTCAACAGAGCCCAAATTCGAGGCTACACAGGACCTCGCTCTCTTATCCGGAGCGCCTCAGGAGGCAGGTGCGTTTATGGGTGTTGAGTCAGGCCACATGAGAGAAGGCTCCAAAGTCAGTGAGACAGAAGTCAAGGAGAAGGTGGCCAAGCCTGACTTGGTACACCAGGAGGCTGTGGACAAAGAAGAGTCCTACGAGTCCAGTGGTGAACACGAAAGCCTGACCATGGAGTCCTTGAAACCCGAGGAGGGCAAGAAGGAAACCTCCCCGGAATCTTCTCTAATCCAAGACGAGATTGCCATCAAATTGTCTGTGGACGTCCCTTGTGCACCTGCCGTTTCAGAGGCCGAGTTAGCCCAGGATGAGAGAGCGGATGTCCAGTTGGAATCTATTCAGCCACCCAAAGAAGAAGAGATCTCCATCACACCCTCTGATGTTACAGAGCCGCTGCTTGAAGCCGTCGGGGCTGAACCAGCAGAAGCTCAGAATGAGGAAGAAGAGATAGAGGCGCGGGGAGAATATGATAAACTGCTTTTTCGCTCAGACACCCTTCAGATCACTGACCTGGGTGTCCCGAGTGTCAGGGAGGAATTTGTGGAGACCTGCCCAGGTGAACACAAAGGAGTGATCGAGTCTGTTGTGACCATTGAGGATGACTTCATCACTGTAGTGCAGACCACAACTGATGAAGGCGAGTCCGGCTCCCACAGCGTGCGTTTCGCAGCCCTGGAGCAGCCCGAGGCGGAAAGGAGACCGTCCCCTCATGCCGAGGAAGAGCTTGAAGTGGAAGAGGCAGCAGAAGCCCAGGCAGAACCCAAGGATGGCGCCCCCAAGGCTCCGGCTTCCCCTGAGAGAGAAGTGGCTGGGCTTTCAGAATACAAGACGGAAACCTATGATGATTACAAAGACGAGACCACCATTGACGACTCCATCATGGATGCTGACAGCCTCTGGGTGGACACTCAAg ATGATGATAGGAGCATCATGACAGAACAGTTAGAAACTATTCCTAAAGAGGAGAAAGCTGAAAAGGAAGCTCGGAGACCATCTCTCGAGAAACATAGAAAAGAAAAGCCTTTTAAAACCGGGAGAGGCAGAATTTCCACTCCTGAACGAAAAGTAGCTAAAAAGGAACCTAGCACAGTCTCCAGAGATGAAGTGAGAAGGAAAAAAG CAGTGTATAAGAAGGCTGAACTTGCTAAAAAAACAGAAGTTCAGGCCCACTCTCCCTCcaggaaattcattttaaaacctGCTATCAAATATACTAGACCAACTCATCTCTCCTGTGTTAAGCGGAAAACGACAG